A part of Myxococcales bacterium genomic DNA contains:
- a CDS encoding ribosome-binding factor A — MMPTFRKERMGEAIRKVVCEKMSRHHSLIPSCVLTINRVEVTPDYGLAKIFYSVFGNIDENGAQQVMKTHRSEFRHEVSQKLNLRKTPKIEFFFDKNTEHAFKIDGLLKKS; from the coding sequence ATGATGCCGACGTTTAGAAAAGAAAGAATGGGTGAAGCCATTAGGAAAGTTGTGTGTGAAAAAATGTCACGGCATCATTCGCTTATTCCATCTTGCGTGCTTACCATCAACCGAGTTGAGGTAACACCAGATTATGGTTTGGCCAAAATTTTCTATTCAGTGTTTGGTAATATTGATGAAAACGGTGCGCAGCAGGTAATGAAAACTCATCGCTCTGAATTTCGTCATGAAGTTTCTCAAAAGCTGAATCTAAGAAAGACGCCCAAGATTGAATTTTTCTTTGATAAAAATACCGAGCATGCCTTTAAAATTGATGGTTTGCTAAAAAAAAGCTGA
- a CDS encoding cytochrome P450: MFLSNPIELLDSLARSGPGIQRSHIGHKAFIFVFNAQAAREILVTYADAFGKNDTILKKITPITGEHGLVQLEGKASQEVRKKSRAIFSQDNLAHLQAVIEEIALSYVSSIPNDRAIAIDELMTELILNTAFRIFLGVNYKDSSKKVGQEFLRLNHICGNRINQLISLPLWLPSRQNKEIIALKNSIRGFILSTLKQETSKQEKNIVNLFSKSPHIIDQCMTFLFAGHETTASSLAFTFLLLTRYAHYQDRIANDFIFTKAIYQESLRLYPPAYMVTKKAKKNTSIQGLNIYKGDQIIIAIKQIHNSHTYFKDPHIFDPNRFIDCHHNPAFMPFSLGNKSCVGERLAYLEACIILQIFCKNFYIEPVGHSIETEQLITLHPKSGQKIKFSKR; this comes from the coding sequence ATGTTTCTTAGCAACCCGATCGAATTATTAGATAGCTTGGCTCGTTCGGGGCCAGGTATTCAACGATCTCACATCGGCCACAAAGCATTTATATTTGTATTTAACGCTCAAGCTGCTCGTGAAATTTTAGTCACCTATGCAGATGCTTTTGGTAAAAACGATACTATTTTGAAAAAAATAACTCCTATTACCGGTGAGCATGGACTGGTACAACTCGAGGGAAAAGCTTCACAGGAAGTACGAAAAAAATCTCGCGCAATTTTTAGCCAAGATAATTTGGCTCATCTGCAAGCTGTCATCGAAGAAATTGCTTTATCCTATGTCAGCTCAATCCCTAATGATAGAGCAATTGCTATCGATGAACTCATGACCGAACTTATTCTTAATACGGCTTTTCGCATTTTTTTGGGTGTGAACTATAAAGATTCTTCTAAAAAAGTTGGACAAGAGTTTTTACGGCTCAACCATATTTGTGGCAATCGCATCAATCAGCTCATATCACTACCGCTTTGGTTACCATCAAGACAGAACAAAGAAATAATTGCGCTTAAAAATTCCATCAGAGGCTTTATTCTCTCAACGCTCAAGCAAGAGACATCCAAACAAGAAAAAAACATTGTAAATTTATTTTCAAAGAGCCCTCATATTATTGATCAATGCATGACCTTTTTATTTGCAGGACATGAGACTACAGCTTCATCTTTGGCTTTTACTTTTTTGCTGTTGACCCGGTATGCGCATTATCAAGACCGTATCGCCAATGATTTTATTTTCACCAAAGCTATCTATCAAGAAAGCCTTAGGCTCTATCCTCCGGCCTACATGGTGACAAAAAAAGCTAAAAAAAATACTTCTATACAAGGATTAAACATTTACAAAGGCGATCAAATAATCATTGCTATTAAGCAAATTCATAACAGCCACACTTATTTTAAAGACCCTCATATTTTTGATCCCAACAGATTTATTGATTGCCACCATAATCCAGCTTTTATGCCATTTAGCCTAGGAAACAAATCATGTGTTGGAGAAAGACTCGCCTATCTTGAGGCATGCATTATCTTACAAATTTTTTGTAAAAATTTTTACATTGAGCCGGTCGGCCACTCAATAGAAACAGAGCAGCTCATCACGCTTCACCCCAAAAGTGGTCAAAAGATAAAATTTAGCAAGAGATGA
- a CDS encoding carbon-nitrogen hydrolase family protein, giving the protein MAVIVAVGQMTSGSDKEVNLSKIEKIVAKARARQAKFLSLPENCVYFGNNHDAFRMAEPLNGESIKFISDLAQKNKMWISVGGFQEQIAGEKKFYNSHVLIDDKGIIVEVYRKIHLFSVSLPDGSTYREDSSVRPGKAIVCHQTPFFKVALSICYDIRFSYLYWALRNMGAQVILVPAAFTDTTGKAHWEILCRARAIETQSYVLAAAQSGYHENNRVTYGHAVIVDPWGTLIAQCGNNNDIACAEIDLEYLKNIRTQVPIEHQQRSLDNGQQKI; this is encoded by the coding sequence ATGGCTGTTATTGTTGCTGTAGGGCAAATGACCTCAGGTTCTGATAAGGAAGTTAATCTGTCAAAGATCGAGAAAATTGTGGCAAAAGCTCGAGCACGGCAGGCAAAATTTTTAAGCCTGCCAGAAAATTGTGTTTATTTTGGCAATAATCACGATGCTTTTAGAATGGCAGAGCCTCTTAACGGAGAGAGCATAAAGTTCATAAGTGATTTAGCTCAAAAAAATAAAATGTGGATTTCTGTAGGAGGATTTCAGGAGCAAATAGCTGGTGAAAAAAAATTTTATAATTCGCATGTGCTCATAGATGACAAAGGCATCATTGTTGAAGTTTATAGAAAAATACATCTTTTCTCAGTGAGCCTACCTGATGGAAGTACTTATCGTGAAGATAGTTCTGTACGCCCAGGGAAGGCTATAGTTTGCCATCAAACGCCTTTTTTTAAAGTTGCCTTATCAATTTGCTACGATATACGTTTTTCTTATTTGTATTGGGCTCTTAGAAACATGGGAGCTCAGGTCATTCTTGTGCCTGCAGCATTTACCGATACGACTGGTAAAGCCCACTGGGAGATTTTGTGTAGAGCGCGGGCCATTGAAACACAAAGCTATGTCCTAGCTGCAGCTCAAAGTGGATATCATGAAAATAATAGAGTTACTTACGGTCATGCCGTGATTGTGGATCCTTGGGGAACCCTTATTGCTCAATGTGGCAATAACAACGATATAGCCTGTGCAGAAATAGATTTAGAGTATTTAAAAAATATTCGCACCCAAGTTCCCATTGAGCATCAGCAACGAAGTTTAGATAATGGACAGCAAAAAATTTAA
- the truA gene encoding tRNA pseudouridine(38-40) synthase TruA: MDSKKFKERTCFLLSFSYLGEGFLGVQEQPGLRTVLGALRERIEQLAGQKACAMCVAARTDRGVQALDNFVTFYLRNPCDASSTIEGLLRTQEPGLFIKFVKRVSPHVHARANAHGKLYRYTILDNCADTETQNLAWHIAPSIDIDAMKKAVLNLIGEHDFSSFRGRRCGAKNPVKYLKKITIARVSQCFVVIEVEGNGFLRYMIRNIVGTLVEVGTGLRNPVDVKNILDAKDRQAAGIMAPAHGLCLVKVNFKVSDKDIYEV; encoded by the coding sequence ATGGACAGCAAAAAATTTAAAGAACGCACCTGCTTTTTACTGAGTTTTTCTTATTTGGGAGAAGGTTTCTTAGGAGTACAAGAACAGCCTGGTCTGAGAACTGTTTTGGGTGCGTTGCGCGAACGCATTGAACAATTGGCTGGGCAAAAAGCATGTGCAATGTGTGTAGCTGCCCGTACCGATAGAGGAGTGCAGGCTTTAGATAATTTTGTAACCTTTTATCTTAGAAATCCTTGTGATGCCAGTTCAACAATTGAAGGATTATTAAGAACTCAGGAGCCAGGTCTTTTTATTAAATTTGTGAAAAGAGTCTCGCCCCATGTCCATGCAAGAGCAAATGCTCATGGCAAACTATACCGCTACACTATTTTGGATAATTGCGCTGATACCGAAACTCAGAACTTAGCTTGGCATATCGCTCCAAGCATAGATATTGATGCCATGAAAAAAGCAGTACTCAATCTAATTGGTGAGCATGATTTTTCATCTTTTAGAGGGAGAAGGTGTGGAGCTAAAAATCCTGTCAAATATCTAAAAAAAATTACCATTGCACGAGTTTCACAGTGCTTTGTCGTTATCGAAGTAGAGGGTAATGGTTTTTTACGCTACATGATACGCAACATAGTTGGCACTTTGGTAGAAGTTGGCACGGGCTTAAGAAACCCCGTTGATGTAAAAAATATTCTTGATGCCAAAGATCGCCAGGCTGCTGGTATTATGGCGCCCGCCCATGGCCTGTGCTTAGTGAAGGTCAATTTTAAAGTTTCTGACAAAGACATCTATGAAGTGTAA
- a CDS encoding GNAT family N-acetyltransferase codes for MAFDENRKIIGGLILFAEKQSIFIYILWVYKNHRGRGIGSKLMRAAEKEGRQRGVAYSTTDTLAFQAANFCQKLGYHEIGIMKDYIEGHDRIFFRKLLTTK; via the coding sequence TTGGCCTTTGATGAAAATAGAAAAATTATTGGCGGATTGATTCTATTCGCTGAAAAGCAGTCCATCTTCATTTATATACTCTGGGTTTATAAAAACCATAGAGGAAGAGGAATCGGATCTAAATTAATGAGAGCGGCTGAAAAAGAAGGTCGTCAAAGAGGAGTGGCCTATTCTACAACAGACACATTAGCTTTCCAGGCTGCCAATTTCTGCCAAAAGCTTGGATACCATGAAATAGGTATAATGAAAGACTACATAGAAGGCCATGACCGCATTTTTTTCCGTAAACTGCTCACAACAAAGTAG
- the glmM gene encoding phosphoglucosamine mutase translates to MTSRLFGTDGIRGPITSAKLAPENMCRIGRILGGLALKSGKNSILIGRDTRASGNYIELALSSGITSTGINCQLLGIIPSAAVAHATQAQGAAFGLVISASHNPACDNGIKFFGPDGFKIELQLEQLIEEQYNNSSILLAPPSPSPGLCIQNESAQQNYLEALLSGIDRCVLRDKRIVIDCAHGAASFVAPQLFSSLGLDVKIIGASPDGYNINQDVGSEHPKNLEEAVIDFRADLGIAFDGDADRVVFANEKGTLINGDAILALFAIFLQKKSMLENNTLVSTIMSSVALDQALLPFNIKVEKTPVGDKYVARHMRQNNFTLGGENSGHLIMFPHTYTGDGIYFALQLIEIICSSARTISELTNFYQPVPSILKNLDVSKKIPLSELPSTSRLIADSNESLENLGRVVVRYSGTENKLRILVEASSSQKCKNIAQDIAAEYEREARHFLKESLI, encoded by the coding sequence ATGACATCTCGATTATTTGGTACAGATGGAATACGTGGGCCTATCACCTCTGCAAAGCTCGCCCCTGAAAACATGTGCAGGATTGGCAGAATATTAGGAGGATTGGCCCTAAAATCAGGAAAAAATTCCATCTTGATTGGGAGAGACACTCGTGCCTCAGGAAACTACATTGAATTGGCTTTAAGTTCAGGGATTACCTCGACAGGTATCAACTGCCAACTTTTGGGCATCATTCCTAGTGCAGCTGTTGCCCATGCAACTCAGGCGCAAGGTGCTGCCTTTGGCCTTGTTATCTCTGCTAGCCACAATCCAGCATGCGATAATGGAATCAAATTTTTTGGACCAGATGGATTTAAGATAGAGCTGCAACTCGAGCAACTTATAGAAGAGCAATACAATAATTCAAGTATCCTGCTTGCTCCTCCATCACCTTCCCCAGGCTTATGCATACAGAATGAAAGTGCTCAACAAAATTATTTAGAAGCATTGCTCTCTGGCATTGATCGTTGTGTATTAAGAGATAAACGAATCGTTATTGACTGCGCCCATGGGGCGGCATCATTTGTTGCTCCTCAACTTTTCTCATCACTGGGTTTAGATGTAAAAATTATCGGTGCTTCTCCCGATGGATACAATATTAATCAAGACGTTGGCAGCGAACACCCAAAAAACTTAGAGGAAGCCGTCATCGACTTCAGAGCAGATTTGGGCATTGCTTTTGATGGCGACGCTGATCGCGTTGTCTTTGCCAATGAAAAAGGAACTTTAATTAACGGTGATGCGATACTTGCATTGTTTGCAATATTTCTGCAAAAAAAATCAATGCTCGAAAATAACACCCTGGTGAGCACTATCATGAGCAGCGTAGCCTTAGATCAGGCGCTCCTACCTTTTAATATTAAAGTTGAAAAAACTCCTGTTGGCGATAAATATGTGGCTCGCCACATGCGTCAAAACAATTTTACTTTGGGCGGAGAAAATTCTGGGCATCTCATTATGTTCCCCCATACCTACACAGGAGATGGAATTTATTTTGCTCTTCAGCTCATAGAAATTATCTGTTCATCTGCTAGAACAATCTCTGAACTTACAAATTTTTATCAGCCTGTCCCAAGTATTTTAAAAAACCTCGACGTCTCAAAAAAAATTCCTTTAAGTGAATTGCCGTCAACTTCTAGACTCATAGCCGATTCCAATGAGAGCCTAGAAAATTTAGGCAGAGTGGTTGTGCGTTATAGCGGCACCGAAAATAAACTAAGAATCCTTGTTGAAGCTTCTTCTAGTCAAAAATGCAAAAATATCGCCCAAGACATTGCGGCTGAATATGAGCGGGAAGCTCGCCATTTTTTGAAAGAGTCTCTGATCTAG
- a CDS encoding sugar kinase translates to MSIVVVGSIAFDSVSTPHGKREKSLGGAANYFAIAAQFYTKICMVGVVGEDFPKSHLELLKQKNIDISGIAQKAGYSFHWQGEYGFDLNSAQTLKTELNVFEDFLPQLPQSYRHAETVFLANIDPELQIHVLQQMTKPKIKALDTMNFWIERKLNQLKQAISMVDILFVNDAEIRSLTGEHNIIKAAKAALAIGAKIIVIKRGEYGALLFFDTHVAHVPAFLVEEVFDPTGAGDSFAGGFLGYLDTKDGFSINHLKEAMVAGTVMSSFAIEKFSFDRVLELDETMLSKRKEQLLALSHICL, encoded by the coding sequence ATGAGTATCGTTGTTGTTGGATCGATTGCTTTTGATTCGGTAAGTACTCCCCATGGAAAACGTGAGAAATCGCTTGGAGGAGCTGCTAACTATTTTGCCATTGCCGCGCAATTTTACACAAAAATTTGCATGGTTGGAGTAGTGGGAGAAGACTTTCCAAAAAGCCACTTAGAACTGCTCAAACAAAAAAATATTGATATTTCTGGTATCGCTCAAAAAGCTGGATATTCTTTTCATTGGCAAGGCGAGTACGGTTTTGATTTAAATTCAGCTCAAACGCTTAAAACAGAGCTCAATGTATTTGAGGACTTCTTGCCGCAGCTGCCACAATCTTACCGTCATGCGGAAACAGTTTTCTTGGCAAATATTGACCCTGAATTACAAATTCACGTTTTACAGCAAATGACAAAGCCAAAAATAAAAGCTCTGGATACCATGAATTTCTGGATTGAGCGTAAATTAAATCAGCTTAAGCAAGCTATTTCAATGGTAGATATTTTGTTTGTAAATGATGCCGAAATAAGAAGTCTTACTGGCGAACATAACATTATTAAAGCAGCAAAAGCCGCATTGGCAATTGGGGCAAAAATTATTGTCATAAAACGTGGCGAATATGGTGCGCTTTTATTTTTTGACACACATGTCGCTCATGTGCCTGCATTTTTGGTGGAAGAAGTTTTTGATCCAACCGGAGCTGGTGACAGTTTTGCGGGTGGATTTTTAGGATATCTCGATACAAAAGATGGCTTTTCTATTAATCATCTTAAAGAAGCAATGGTTGCAGGGACCGTAATGTCTAGTTTTGCCATTGAAAAGTTCTCTTTTGATCGCGTTTTGGAACTAGATGAAACTATGCTTTCAAAGCGCAAAGAACAGCTCTTAGCTTTATCTCATATTTGCTTATGA
- a CDS encoding NUDIX hydrolase, which yields MPHRQALLELLAKYKTLDKKEQQDQEAIVAFVQSNRDCFLRSNLEGHITASCWLLSPDYKEVLITHHKKIGLWLQLGGHADGESDVLQVALKEAHEESGIDGIIALEGGIFDLEIHSIDRHQDVPKHLHYDVRFLLRAPKKEFWVSEESHNLAWVKIKDVIVEPRFTSSLKRMAEKWQKKLEPLGLQLEETV from the coding sequence ATGCCACATCGCCAAGCACTGCTAGAGCTTTTAGCGAAATACAAAACGCTCGATAAGAAAGAACAACAAGATCAAGAAGCTATTGTTGCTTTTGTTCAAAGCAATCGAGATTGTTTTTTGCGCAGCAATCTAGAAGGCCATATAACAGCATCTTGTTGGCTATTAAGTCCAGACTATAAAGAAGTTTTGATAACTCATCACAAAAAAATAGGATTGTGGTTACAACTTGGTGGGCATGCAGATGGCGAGAGCGATGTTTTGCAAGTAGCGCTTAAAGAAGCGCATGAAGAGTCCGGCATCGATGGAATCATAGCGCTTGAAGGAGGAATCTTTGATCTAGAAATACATTCGATAGATCGACATCAAGATGTTCCTAAACATTTGCATTATGATGTGCGTTTTTTGCTCAGAGCTCCAAAAAAAGAATTTTGGGTTTCAGAGGAGTCGCATAATCTAGCTTGGGTAAAGATCAAAGACGTGATTGTTGAGCCCCGGTTTACCAGTTCTTTAAAGAGAATGGCTGAAAAATGGCAAAAAAAACTGGAACCCTTGGGGCTCCAGCTTGAAGAGACAGTCTAA
- a CDS encoding class I SAM-dependent RNA methyltransferase, with the protein MAINNKGQIECVVQSTAFGGEGIARCDGKVVFVPGALEGERINIRLVQQKKSYARAQLLEVVNPSPKRIQPLCEFFAQCGGCHFQHLDYSSQLDIKKNFVEDALKRIGRIDVSVHGPQSSKEQWYYRRHIRLHWHNGRLGFMQNKSHALVEASNCHIFSEREIIPKIRKLCHSLGEELPYEISVHKSGEQFILFFEFSRSRGSYKKIFAKEIENNELIKGVIWKVGNQFFELGNVVIQFPLGNLIFSYNPKVFVQANPQQSEGIYNEISLLAKKNKMNKILDLYCGFGASSILLRSMGIELCGIEVNPESIRLARLNEKTNKLYGIRWIAGDVEKLAGSAFNEFQPDCVLVNPPRTGLASVVCREILEYLPEHIIYISCMPATLARDISALSCFYRVEYCQSFDMFPQTTHIETLVYLKRKEL; encoded by the coding sequence ATGGCAATAAATAATAAAGGACAGATAGAGTGTGTTGTGCAATCCACGGCTTTTGGAGGGGAGGGTATTGCGCGCTGTGATGGAAAAGTTGTTTTTGTACCAGGGGCTCTTGAGGGTGAGCGAATCAATATCAGACTAGTCCAACAAAAAAAGTCCTATGCCCGTGCTCAACTGCTTGAGGTTGTTAACCCCTCACCCAAGCGCATACAACCTTTATGTGAATTTTTCGCTCAGTGTGGCGGATGTCACTTTCAGCACCTTGATTATAGCTCTCAGCTCGATATTAAAAAGAATTTCGTTGAGGATGCTTTAAAAAGAATTGGAAGAATAGATGTTAGTGTGCACGGTCCTCAAAGTTCAAAGGAACAATGGTACTATCGTCGCCATATTCGTTTGCATTGGCACAATGGGCGATTAGGATTTATGCAAAATAAGTCCCATGCGCTTGTTGAGGCTAGCAATTGTCATATTTTTAGCGAAAGGGAGATAATACCAAAAATTAGGAAGTTATGTCATTCATTGGGCGAAGAGCTTCCTTATGAAATTTCCGTGCATAAATCTGGTGAACAATTTATTTTATTTTTTGAATTTTCGCGGTCACGGGGGAGTTATAAAAAGATTTTTGCTAAGGAAATTGAAAACAACGAACTTATTAAGGGAGTCATTTGGAAAGTAGGTAATCAATTTTTTGAATTGGGTAATGTTGTGATTCAATTTCCCTTGGGAAATTTAATTTTTAGTTATAATCCAAAAGTTTTTGTGCAGGCGAATCCACAGCAGAGCGAAGGCATTTATAATGAGATAAGTTTGCTTGCCAAGAAAAATAAAATGAATAAAATTTTAGATTTGTATTGTGGTTTCGGTGCGTCATCAATTTTATTAAGAAGCATGGGAATTGAGCTCTGCGGTATTGAAGTAAACCCAGAATCTATTCGTCTTGCCCGCCTAAATGAAAAAACTAATAAGCTTTATGGCATAAGATGGATCGCGGGCGATGTAGAAAAGTTAGCAGGGAGTGCCTTTAACGAATTTCAGCCCGATTGTGTTTTAGTTAACCCGCCAAGAACAGGCCTTGCCTCAGTTGTTTGTCGAGAAATTCTTGAATATTTACCAGAGCATATTATTTACATCTCCTGTATGCCTGCTACTTTGGCCCGTGATATCAGTGCATTATCGTGTTTTTATCGGGTGGAGTATTGTCAGAGCTTTGACATGTTTCCCCAAACCACACACATTGAAACCTTGGTTTATTTAAAGCGAAAAGAATTATGA
- a CDS encoding AAA family ATPase, protein MRLSNLLQKIIKITCFFGALVLFSCDSIPESSNRLADKLDLYGGSSPNHEVSKPFEFKNNSEGKDIFDLFSNNSGSDIPLLNFPKEANIFEIYKSGEIKSSFADIAGLEKPKESLKDIIKYLKDPADFRRLGAEPPSGVIFYGPPGTGKTAMARALAGEVGKEKEVSFIVASGASFENKYVGVGADNVRKLFELARKNKPAIIFIDEFDAVAGVRSEEKKNAQVVNQLLTELDGFSKEDRNDIFIIAATNLLSSIDPAVIRPGRIDRKIKIGFPDEIARKAILGHYFSLAPAITHAKAQDYVRATRNWSAAEIKAFVNEARIHATIRNAQYVDKNDLNAALKKVQDSRAGR, encoded by the coding sequence ATGAGATTAAGTAATTTATTACAAAAAATTATTAAAATTACGTGTTTTTTTGGGGCACTGGTTCTATTTTCGTGTGATTCGATCCCAGAATCTAGCAATAGGCTTGCAGATAAACTTGATTTATACGGGGGTTCATCACCAAATCATGAAGTAAGTAAGCCATTTGAATTTAAAAATAATTCAGAAGGCAAAGATATTTTTGATCTTTTCAGTAACAACAGTGGTTCTGACATACCACTTTTGAATTTCCCTAAAGAAGCTAATATTTTTGAAATTTATAAAAGCGGAGAGATTAAAAGTTCATTTGCCGATATTGCCGGACTTGAAAAGCCCAAAGAGTCTTTGAAAGATATCATAAAATATCTCAAAGACCCTGCTGATTTTAGACGTTTGGGGGCAGAGCCTCCGAGCGGTGTTATCTTTTATGGGCCCCCTGGAACGGGAAAAACTGCCATGGCGCGTGCCTTGGCTGGAGAAGTTGGAAAGGAAAAAGAGGTGTCTTTTATTGTTGCATCTGGTGCTAGCTTTGAAAATAAATATGTTGGTGTAGGGGCAGATAATGTTCGTAAACTCTTTGAGCTTGCCAGGAAAAATAAACCAGCAATTATTTTTATTGATGAATTTGATGCTGTAGCAGGTGTTCGAAGCGAAGAGAAAAAAAATGCACAGGTCGTTAATCAATTGCTCACAGAGCTTGATGGATTTAGCAAAGAGGATAGAAACGATATTTTTATTATTGCCGCTACTAATTTGTTAAGTAGCATTGATCCTGCGGTAATTAGGCCGGGACGTATTGATCGAAAAATAAAAATTGGATTTCCGGATGAGATTGCTCGAAAAGCAATTTTAGGACATTACTTTTCTCTGGCTCCAGCCATAACCCATGCAAAAGCTCAAGACTATGTGAGAGCAACGCGTAACTGGTCTGCTGCAGAAATTAAAGCCTTTGTTAACGAAGCGAGAATACATGCAACCATCAGGAATGCTCAGTATGTGGACAAAAACGACCTTAACGCTGCATTGAAAAAGGTTCAAGACTCACGGGCTGGTCGCTAG
- a CDS encoding YeeE/YedE family protein, with product MHMQTFNKKAGGYSPYIAGALVGFLAIASAYFTTQLLGKTHYLGASTTFVRAAGLLESSVAGEHVENNKYYSEEHVKFDWQFIFVIGIFLGALISAKSDKSFKWEKVPPIWQERFGNSVSRRALWAIVGGAIAMIGARMAGGCPSGHGLSGLMQLSMSGLLALIMFFLGGVVVAHLVYRRKSS from the coding sequence ATGCACATGCAAACTTTTAACAAAAAAGCAGGGGGCTATAGTCCTTACATAGCCGGAGCTCTCGTTGGGTTTTTGGCGATAGCGTCTGCTTATTTTACAACCCAACTGCTTGGAAAGACGCACTACCTTGGAGCTTCTACCACTTTTGTGAGAGCTGCAGGACTACTTGAATCGAGTGTTGCGGGTGAACATGTCGAGAACAATAAATATTACAGTGAAGAGCATGTCAAGTTTGACTGGCAGTTCATATTTGTAATTGGTATTTTTTTGGGTGCGCTTATTTCAGCAAAGTCAGATAAAAGTTTTAAGTGGGAAAAAGTGCCTCCCATTTGGCAAGAACGGTTTGGAAATTCTGTTAGTCGTCGCGCCCTATGGGCAATTGTAGGTGGTGCCATTGCTATGATAGGTGCACGGATGGCTGGAGGATGCCCCAGTGGTCACGGATTGAGCGGGCTTATGCAGCTATCGATGAGCGGCCTGCTTGCGCTCATCATGTTCTTTTTGGGTGGTGTGGTAGTTGCTCACCTAGTGTATAGGAGAAAATCCTCATGA
- a CDS encoding YeeE/YedE family protein yields the protein MSTELILGLITGIIFGFLLQKGRVLRFEKQIGALLFRDMTIFKFMLSAILVGMVGVTLLSDLNLISLSHKPMNVGGIIIGGGLFGIGWGIMGYCPGTSVGALGEGRWHAIFAVLGMILGAAIYAEIYPWVKTNILSIKDLGKISIPEFFGISQWLMIGAFWFVVIYLFSWFEKKNL from the coding sequence ATGAGTACAGAACTTATTTTGGGACTTATTACTGGAATAATTTTTGGGTTTTTGTTGCAAAAAGGACGCGTCTTGCGCTTTGAAAAGCAGATTGGCGCATTACTATTTCGAGACATGACCATTTTTAAATTTATGTTATCGGCCATTTTGGTGGGGATGGTAGGCGTAACCCTCCTTTCCGATTTAAATCTTATTTCATTGAGTCATAAACCCATGAATGTGGGAGGAATCATTATAGGCGGAGGGCTTTTTGGTATTGGTTGGGGAATTATGGGCTATTGCCCTGGAACTTCAGTCGGAGCGTTAGGGGAAGGACGGTGGCATGCGATTTTTGCCGTTTTAGGGATGATTTTGGGAGCAGCTATCTATGCCGAAATTTATCCTTGGGTGAAAACAAATATTTTAAGCATAAAAGATCTAGGAAAAATAAGCATTCCTGAATTTTTTGGTATCTCTCAATGGTTGATGATAGGAGCCTTCTGGTTTGTTGTCATTTACTTGTTTTCTTGGTTTGAAAAAAAGAATCTTTAG
- a CDS encoding CHAD domain-containing protein, with product MDQNQAIRNFVWPMQQCLKDIKDFAELLEESKGHAKNLHCIRISLRKLYVLIEMQTDIFPEIAHYKNITHELKKLRSELSIVRDWDVFKQMLFPVPILTLSKKKWYKKIEDDINQIYLKEYDRIRKIFDEKYSENILKKISGLIESLTIFYRARNIDRAIKDACRRILEQDRTTLIKFLDKSRSLWGLSTEQQHKLRIISKNYLYKLKFLRNIFGKKIKKEIKNMKKIQDILSEVRDFCMAKKKAQLLLDNENNCHYFLLVGEIMGRKGALLDGLDRKFFEKWKEFIHLHLPS from the coding sequence ATGGATCAGAATCAGGCAATTCGCAACTTTGTTTGGCCCATGCAGCAATGCCTCAAGGATATCAAGGACTTTGCTGAGCTTTTAGAGGAAAGTAAGGGCCATGCGAAAAATCTCCATTGTATAAGAATTTCACTGAGAAAACTCTATGTTTTGATAGAGATGCAAACTGATATTTTTCCTGAGATTGCTCATTATAAAAATATAACCCACGAACTCAAAAAACTAAGATCTGAACTAAGCATTGTACGTGATTGGGATGTGTTTAAGCAGATGCTGTTCCCAGTGCCAATACTTACTCTATCAAAAAAGAAGTGGTATAAAAAAATCGAAGACGATATTAATCAAATTTATCTAAAAGAGTATGATAGAATCAGAAAAATTTTTGATGAAAAATACTCTGAAAATATTTTGAAAAAAATATCTGGCCTCATAGAGTCACTTACAATCTTTTATCGTGCAAGAAATATCGATAGAGCAATAAAGGATGCTTGCAGGCGAATATTAGAACAGGATCGAACTACGCTTATAAAATTTCTTGATAAAAGTCGCTCATTGTGGGGGCTCTCTACGGAACAACAACATAAACTAAGAATCATTAGTAAAAATTATTTATATAAATTGAAGTTTCTAAGAAATATCTTTGGCAAAAAAATTAAAAAAGAAATTAAAAATATGAAAAAAATTCAAGATATTTTATCTGAGGTCAGAGATTTTTGTATGGCGAAAAAAAAAGCTCAACTATTATTGGACAACGAAAATAACTGCCACTATTTTTTGCTCGTAGGAGAAATCATGGGCAGAAAAGGAGCTCTTTTAGATGGGCTGGATAGAAAATTTTTTGAAAAATGGAAGGAATTTATTCATCTTCATCTGCCTTCTTAG